Genomic window (Subtercola endophyticus):
TCGAACGGGCTCGGCATGCTCGTGGTCTCGATTGCCGCCGCCGCCCTGGGTTACTGGATTGGTTCCCCCTCAATCGGTTCATAGACTCCTCCAGTGTTTCTTGCAGACACGAGGCGCATGCTTGGTGAAACGGAAGGAGGGCTGACGAAATGAACCTGCGAGAGTCGGGCAGACGCCGCGCAGCCCTCGTGACCGTGGCGGTGAGCGCCGCGAGCCTGATCGCTGCCGGAGCAACGAGTGTCGCGTTGTGGGCGAGCACGCCGCTTGCCTCGACGTCGAGCTCGACGACCTCGAGCTCCGACACGGGTGCGTCCGGCTCTGGTACGTCCGGCTCTGGTACGTCCGGCTCTGGCACGTCGAACTCTGGCACGTCGAGTTCGGGCACCACGGGTTCAGCCGAGTCCGGATCGTCGCCTTCGGGCTCCAGCTCTTCGGGGTCGAGCTCTTCAGGGTCGAGCTCTTCAGGCTCGTCGTCGGTGAGCTCCGGATCGGGTTCCTCGTCACACGCCCGGTCGTCGGGTTCGTGATGATGAGTATCGCCGAACCGACGGCGGCCGCCGAGTGGTCGCAGTGGAGCACCACGATGCGGCTCGTCGTGACCGAGCCGGCGCTGCTCGGCCCCGCACGTCGTCAGGTCGATGCCGTGCTCGCCGCGGTGGCAGGCGCTTGCGACAGGTTCTGCGCAACCTCCGAAATCAACCGTCTGCACGGATCCCTGTCGCAGGGAGCCGTCGTGAGCGGCACCCTGTCCACACTCGTGCGCACGGCCCTCGACGCTGCGCAGCAGACCGACGGTGACGTCGATCCGACTCTGGGCGGTCTGCTCGCCGACCTCGGTTACGACCGCGACTTCGGGCTGGTGCTGTCAGCGACCAGCGAGGCGAGCACGGCGCGTGCGGCAGCCGCCACGAGCCTGCACACGGGCATCCCCACAGGCCTCCACACGGGCATCCGCGTGCCCGGCTGGCGCCGCGTGAGCCTCGTCGGCAGCACGTTGACGGTGCCCGCAGATCTCACGCTCGACCTCGGCGCCACCGCGAAGGCCTTCGCTGCCGACCGCGCGGCGGCCGAGGTGTTCGAGCAGCTCGGCTGCGGGGTGCTGGTGAGTCTGGGCGGCGACATCGCCACGGCGGGGCCCGCGCCCGACGGAGGCTGGCAGGTCAGCGTTCGTGACCTCGACGAAGACCCCGAGAGCACCGTCACGCTGTCTGCAGGGCACGCCCTGGCGACCTCGAGCACCCAGAAGCGGCGCTGGCAGCGTGGTGGTCGTAGCCTGCACCACATTCTCGACCCGCGCTTCGGAATTCCGGCCGAACCCGTGTGGCGAACGGTCACGGTCGCCGCCCCGAGCTGCGTTCTGGCCAATACGATGAGCACGGCCTGCATCGTGCGCGGTTACCGCGCGGTCGGCTGGCTCGCGGGCGCCGAGACCGCCGCACGACTCGTCGACGCGAGCGGACGCGTGCTGACGCTCGGCGGCTGGCCCGACGAGAACAGCGTGCACGTGCTGGCGCCCAGCCCGATGCTGGCTTCCAGCCCGATGCTGGCTTCTAGCCCGATGCTGGCAGGGCGGTAATCGTGGATGCCGCGCTGTGGGCCATCGGCCGCGGAACCGGAGTGGTGGGGCTGGTCGCGCTCACGCTTGCGGTGCTGCTGGGCATCCTGACCCGCTCCGGGCGGCCGTTGCCCGGGCTGCCGCGTTTCTCCATAACGCTGGTGCACCGCAATCTGTCGCTCGTGGCGTGCGTCTTCGTGCTGATTCACATCGTTTCGCTGTTCTTCGATTCGTTCGCCCAGCTGACGCTGCTCGATTTCGTGGTGCCGTTCTTCGGCAGCTTTCTGCCGTTCTGGCAGGGCCTCGGCACCGTCGCTGTCGACCTGCTGATCGCTGTCACGGTGACCGCTCTGCTCCGCAACCGCATCGGATTGCGCGCGTTTCGGCTCGTGCACTGGCTGACCTACGCGATGTGGCCGATCGCGCTGGCGCACGCTATCGGCAACGGAACCGACGGCACCAGCCCGTGGTTCTTGTGGCTGGCCGGCATCAGCACGCTGGCGGTCGTCGCCGCGCTCGCCTGGCGGGTTTCGGCGCGATTCGTCGAGTTTCAATCGGTTCGAACGGGGGAGACGTCGTGACGGTGATGGATGCCCTGCCTCCGGTTCACGGAGCACCCGGGCCCTCGGCTGAGACGACCGCACCGCTTGCCGGTGGCGTCGTGCCGCCGGCCACCACGGCTCGACTATTTCTCGCCGCAGACCCCACGTTCGCGGCCCATCGTGCGGTGTACGGGCCGATGCCGAGCATCGAGCATCCGAATGCCCTCGTCGACGAACTGCGGCTGTCGGGACTGGACGGGCGTGGCGGTGCCGGCTTTGCGGTGTGGCGCAAGGTCGCCGCAGTGCGGAACTCGAGCGCACGGCGTTCGAAGCGCCCGATCGTGGTGGCGAACGGCTCGGAGGGCGAGCCGCTCAGCCGCAAAGACGAGACCCTGATGCGCCGCGCTCCGCACCTGGTGATCGACGGGCTGTTGGCCTGCGCGGCCGTGGTCGGGGCGACGGATGCGACGCTGTACGTCTCGACCGAGGGCGCGAACGTCATGCGCGCTGCGATGGCCGAACGCGCAGACGCGGCTCATGTCGCGGTCGTCGTCGCACCCGACGGTTTCGTCACGGGAGAGGCGACCGCGGTCGCCAACGCACTCGAGCACGGAGTGAGTGTTCCCCGCGACCATGTCGTGCACCTCAGCGAGTCGGGGGTCAGGGGTCGCCCGACTCTCGTGCAGAACGTCGAGACGCTCGCGCAGCTCGCCCTGATCGCGCGCTTCGGCGCGGCCTGGTTCCGTTCGATCGGAACAGCGGACGAGCCGGGAACCCGCGTGGTGACCGTCAGCGGTGCCGTCGACATTCCGCAGGTGATCGAGGTGGCCGGGGGCACTCCGATTCGGGCCATCATCGATGCGTGCATGCGGCCCGACCACACGCTCGCCGGCTCTCTGATCGACGGCAGCGCAACGCCCCTCAGCGCGACCGAGGGACGCCCGTCGCCTGTGCGAGCCGTGCTCGTGGGCGGCTACCACGGCGGCTGGGTGCCAGGCGACCGGTTGTCGGTGCCCCTCTCGCGAGCGGAACTCGCTCCCTACGGCGCTCAGCCCGGAGCGGGCGTGCTCTTTGTGCTCGGCGCCACGGCGTGCGGGCTCGAGACGTCGGCGAACATCGCTGCGTACCTCGCGGGTCAGTCGGCAGGTCAGTGCGGGGTGTGCGTGAACGGCTTGCCGGCCATGGCCGACGTGCTGAGCCGCCTCGCCGCACGGCACCGCGATGCCCGGCTGCCGGCCGAGATCACCCGGCTTGCCGACCTGGTCACCGGCCGAGGTTCGTGCTCGCACCCCGACGGAACGGCGCGGTTCGTGCTGTCGAGTCTCACCGCTTTCGAGACGGATGTTCGCGCGCACCTCGAGGGCCGCTGCGAGGTGCACGGCTGATGGCCGCGAGACGGCTCGAGAGCACGTCCGGTGCGTCGCGCGACGGCACTGCCGGCCGGATGCCCGTGCGCCTGCACATCGACTGGACCCGCTGCGACGGCCGCGGCCTCTGCACCGAGTTGCTCGCCGACCAGCTCACCCGCGACGAGTGGGGGTACCCGCTGGCGCGCCGAGCAGACGATGCCTCGAACGTGCCGATCCCCGCGGCTCAGCTTGACGCCGCACACGACGCGGTCGCGCTCTGCCCGCGCCAAGCGCTGCGACTGGTGGCCGAATAGCCTCTGGCCGACGAGATCGGTGCGCCAGAGTGGTGACTTCGGCAACACGGCCTAGAGCCGCTCCATCAGCGAGCGTGCGGCCGCGATGGTGATCGCCCGATCGTGAGTGAGCACGAATTCGAACTGCGCCTTCTTGTCGTCTCCGGCCGATTGCGGCAGCTCGCGAGCGGCGAGCAGGGCGGCGAAGTCGGGCGTCAAGACCGCGACGCTCCACTCGTTCTGCAGGGCATCCTCGTCGCCGATCGATGACATGTGCAGTCGACCCATCGACGCGTCGGGTTCGAGTCCGGTGCCGAGCACGGCGGCCAGAGCGACGGTTTCGCTGAGCTCGCGATACCGCGCGGCCACCTCGCCCGAGAAGTTCGCGGCGCGCTGAAAGGTCGACAACACGACGGCGGTGTCGCCGGCAGCCAGGGCGCGTGCCTCGAGATGTGTGCTGATCTCGGCCAGCAGATCACGGCTGTAGGCGCGGGCGACCCGCTTGCTGGCCGCGATGGTGAACGGCGTCGAGCCGGCCGGCTCGGTGAGCGTCTCGACCGGAGAAGGCAGCCCGGTGATGGTCGGCAGGGGGGTGGGCAGGTCGTCGGGCTTGCCGAACAGCCAGCCCTGACCGAGGGTCGCCCCCATGGCACGGGCGTTGTCGAGATGACGTTCGGTCTCGATGCCTTCGGCCACGATGATGGCGCCGGTCGACTCCGAATGGGCGGTGATGGCGTTCATGATCTTCGCTATGTGCTGATTGGGCATGTCTCGAACGAGGCCCAGGTCGAGCTTGATCACCTCGGGGCGAATGAGCGCCAGCAGCGCGATCGATGCGGAGTCGGCGCCGACGTCGTCGAGCGCCACGCTCCAGCCGAGGTCACGAACGTGGTCGATCGAGCGCAGCAGTTGTGCGGGGTCGCCCGTGATCTCGCGCTCGGTGATCTCGAGCACCATGGCGGGCGTGGTGGGCCGAACGTCGGTTGCGAGAAGCGCAAGGGCCTCGGGTTCCGAGTTCACGAACAGCCCCCGGGGAGTATCGAGCCCAGCGGCGAAGGCCGTGCGAAACGCCTCGACCCGGCAGGCCGAGTCGAGTTCGGCGAGTCGGCCCTCGGTGCGCGCGGCGGCGAACAGGGCATCCGGATGCTCGAGGGCCGAGCCGAACGGCCCGCGAGTGAGGGCTTCATACGCCACGACGGCGCGGCTCTCGAGCTCGACGATAGGCTGGAACACCGTGCGCAGGCGTGCCTCGCGCAGAATCTCAGCGAGCTCGTCGCCGAGATTCTCGCCGGTCGGGCTAACGTCTGCCATAGATCAAGCCCTCACGTATCGATTACGGTCATTGTATGGCCACAAGCCGCTTTCGCTCGAGAGTGAACAAATCTGCTAAACTCTCAAGGTTGCCGTCTAACGGCCGCGGATCAAGAGAGCCCACACATCAGGTGTCGGGCACCGCGCAACGAGAGAAAAGGGGTCATCTATGCCATTAACGCCAGATGCCAAGAAAGCCATCATCGACGAGTACGCCACCCACCCAGGTGACACCGGTTCTCCCGAGGTTCAGGTCGCCATGCTGACGACCCGCATCCTCGATCTCACGGAGCACCTTAAGTTTCACAAGCACGACCACCACTCACGTCGTGGCCTGTTGCTGCTGGTCGGGCAGCGTCGCCGACTTCTCGGTTACCTCCAGAGCGTCGACATCGAGCGTTACCGCTCGCTGATCGCTCGCCTCGGACTGCGTCGATAACCGGCCTCGCCGATACCTTTCGAGCTGGCAAAGGGCCGTCTTCCTGCGGGAGGGCGGCCCTTTTTCGAACACGTCGAACACGTCGAACATGAACACTAAACGCGTAAAGCTGCCGCTCTGGCGCTGGGATCCTTTTCTGCTCGGCGTGCTGATCGTGGCCTCACTGATCGGCACCGTCTTCGAGCGCCTCGCCGTGCCTGTACTCACGCCGATCGGCCTCACGGTGGTGCTGACCATCGGCGCCGCCGCGGCCGTGCTCATCGTTCTGCCGCTGTTCGTGCGGTCGTTGCGCCGAGATGGCGAAGGCACCCTCGAGCTCGGGCCCGGCATTTCGCTCGAGGAGGTCGCGGCCAGCGACTCGGATACCGTGCTGCCCGTGGTCGACGGCAAACGTATGCAGGGCAGCATCGAAGCTGCCGTCGCACACGGCGACGCGCCGTTCACCGCCGTTCTCGTGCCGCGCGCCACGGCCTGGCTCGGGCGCGACTACCGTGTCGCCGTCGACCTTCTGGTGGGCGGCAAGCTCTACCGTGCGGGTTACCTGCCGCGCGAGATCGACCAGCGCGTGGATGCTCGGCTCACCCCGCTCGCCCGCAGCGCGCAGTACGTGATGGTGCCCGCGAGCATCCTGAACCCCAAGAAGCCATTCACTGTTCGTGTGGCCGTCGGCACGTCGCTAGGCGCATCTGACCCTCGCTGATAGACTGAGGGGGTTACACATGGAGCGGCTGCGGCACTTTCTCAAAATATGCCCCTGCTCCCAGGAGGATCGTGTTCCACACGGGAACGCGACGTTCTTCGCGCCGGTATGGTGCGGAACAACACAATAAGGAGAAAACCCCCATATGGAGGGTCCAGAAATCAAATTCGCCGAAGCCGTTCTTGATAACGGTTCGTTCGGCACTCGCACGATCCGGTTCGAAACCGGTCGTCTCGCGCAGCAGGCACAGGGTGCCGTCGCCGCGTACCTCGATGAAGAAACCATGCTGCTGAGCGCAACCAGCGTCTCGAAGCACCCGAAAGACAACTTCGACTTCTTTCCGCTCACTATCGACGTCGAAGAGCGTTCGTATGCAGCCGGCAAGATTCCCGGCTCGTTCTTCCGCCGCGAAGGCCGCCCCTCCACCGAGGCCATCCTCGTCTGCCGCCTGATCGACCGGCCGCTGCGGCCGTCGTTCGTCACCGGCCTCCGCAACGAGGTTCAGGTCGTCATCACCGTGCTGTCGATCGCCCCGGGCGAGTTCTACGATGCACTGGCGATCAACGCGGCATCCGCCTCGAGCCAGATCTCGGGCGTTCCGTTCTCGGGCCCCATCGGTGCCGTGCGCCTCGCGCTCATCGGCAAGCAGTGGGTGGCGTTCCCCACGTTCGACCAGCTCAAAGAGGCTGTCTTCGACATCGTGGTCGCCGGTCGTGTTGTGACCGACAAGAACGGTAACGAAGACGTCGCCATCATGATGGTCGAGGCCGAGGCCACCGAGCACAGCTGGAACCTCATTCAGGCCGGCGCCACCAAGCCCGACGAGGCCGTCGTCAGCCAGGGACTCGAGGCGTCGAAGCCCTTTATCAAGCAGCTCGTGGGTGCGCAGGTCGTTCTGGCCCAGCAGTCGGCGAAAGAGATCGCGCACTACCCGGTGTTCTTGCCGTACTCGAA
Coding sequences:
- a CDS encoding FAD:protein FMN transferase; translation: MGEHAACLDVELDDLELRHGCVRLWYVRLWYVRLWHVELWHVEFGHHGFSRVRIVAFGLQLFGVELFRVELFRLVVGELRIGFLVTRPVVGFVMMSIAEPTAAAEWSQWSTTMRLVVTEPALLGPARRQVDAVLAAVAGACDRFCATSEINRLHGSLSQGAVVSGTLSTLVRTALDAAQQTDGDVDPTLGGLLADLGYDRDFGLVLSATSEASTARAAAATSLHTGIPTGLHTGIRVPGWRRVSLVGSTLTVPADLTLDLGATAKAFAADRAAAEVFEQLGCGVLVSLGGDIATAGPAPDGGWQVSVRDLDEDPESTVTLSAGHALATSSTQKRRWQRGGRSLHHILDPRFGIPAEPVWRTVTVAAPSCVLANTMSTACIVRGYRAVGWLAGAETAARLVDASGRVLTLGGWPDENSVHVLAPSPMLASSPMLASSPMLAGR
- a CDS encoding ferric reductase-like transmembrane domain-containing protein, encoding MDAALWAIGRGTGVVGLVALTLAVLLGILTRSGRPLPGLPRFSITLVHRNLSLVACVFVLIHIVSLFFDSFAQLTLLDFVVPFFGSFLPFWQGLGTVAVDLLIAVTVTALLRNRIGLRAFRLVHWLTYAMWPIALAHAIGNGTDGTSPWFLWLAGISTLAVVAALAWRVSARFVEFQSVRTGETS
- a CDS encoding NADH-ubiquinone oxidoreductase-F iron-sulfur binding region domain-containing protein, whose translation is MDALPPVHGAPGPSAETTAPLAGGVVPPATTARLFLAADPTFAAHRAVYGPMPSIEHPNALVDELRLSGLDGRGGAGFAVWRKVAAVRNSSARRSKRPIVVANGSEGEPLSRKDETLMRRAPHLVIDGLLACAAVVGATDATLYVSTEGANVMRAAMAERADAAHVAVVVAPDGFVTGEATAVANALEHGVSVPRDHVVHLSESGVRGRPTLVQNVETLAQLALIARFGAAWFRSIGTADEPGTRVVTVSGAVDIPQVIEVAGGTPIRAIIDACMRPDHTLAGSLIDGSATPLSATEGRPSPVRAVLVGGYHGGWVPGDRLSVPLSRAELAPYGAQPGAGVLFVLGATACGLETSANIAAYLAGQSAGQCGVCVNGLPAMADVLSRLAARHRDARLPAEITRLADLVTGRGSCSHPDGTARFVLSSLTAFETDVRAHLEGRCEVHG
- a CDS encoding ferredoxin → MAARRLESTSGASRDGTAGRMPVRLHIDWTRCDGRGLCTELLADQLTRDEWGYPLARRADDASNVPIPAAQLDAAHDAVALCPRQALRLVAE
- a CDS encoding sensor domain-containing phosphodiesterase, with amino-acid sequence MADVSPTGENLGDELAEILREARLRTVFQPIVELESRAVVAYEALTRGPFGSALEHPDALFAAARTEGRLAELDSACRVEAFRTAFAAGLDTPRGLFVNSEPEALALLATDVRPTTPAMVLEITEREITGDPAQLLRSIDHVRDLGWSVALDDVGADSASIALLALIRPEVIKLDLGLVRDMPNQHIAKIMNAITAHSESTGAIIVAEGIETERHLDNARAMGATLGQGWLFGKPDDLPTPLPTITGLPSPVETLTEPAGSTPFTIAASKRVARAYSRDLLAEISTHLEARALAAGDTAVVLSTFQRAANFSGEVAARYRELSETVALAAVLGTGLEPDASMGRLHMSSIGDEDALQNEWSVAVLTPDFAALLAARELPQSAGDDKKAQFEFVLTHDRAITIAAARSLMERL
- the rpsO gene encoding 30S ribosomal protein S15 — encoded protein: MPLTPDAKKAIIDEYATHPGDTGSPEVQVAMLTTRILDLTEHLKFHKHDHHSRRGLLLLVGQRRRLLGYLQSVDIERYRSLIARLGLRR